From Arachis hypogaea cultivar Tifrunner chromosome 3, arahy.Tifrunner.gnm2.J5K5, whole genome shotgun sequence:
ataaaattgaaatcaTTGTGGTAAAACTAAAACATGCATATGAGACAATACGAGTTTACACATACTTAACCATATCCGTGACACTGCCTTACTAGAATAGCAATAATATTGTGACATATCCAAATTAAGATTCAGATTCTGTTATAGTATAAGTGTATAACACAGTCAACAAAAGGATACATTATATTAAGTAGTGTCTATATAAAACATAACATTAGAGAAGAGGGCAACTCGTACTTAACCATATTTAGATTTGTGAGATAGCAAAAtaagatatgatatgatatgatatgatatcaaACTTTGGTGAAGCGCAAGTAGTTTTTCCCTGAAGGGAGATCCTTAGTTTCAAAACCTTGAGGGAACATGTCCTTGGCTTGTTGATCAGTAACACTTGGCTGAATGACAGCAGGGTCCCCTGGCTTCCAGTTTGCTGGTGTTGCAATCTTGAACTTTGAAGCCTTCTGCAGAGACTCCACCACCCTCACTACTTCATCCATGTTCCTCCCTGTTGTTGCTGGGTACAGAAAACTCAGCTTCACCTGAAGATCAGGCCCCACTATGTGAAGAGCCCTAGAAGGTAGATTATTGCCACTGGAATCTTTCTCATCGGGGTCCACCATGTTCAGCTTCTTGATTATCTCTCTCTTTGGGTCTGACATGATTGGGTAACTCACCTTGCAACCTGGCTGCATTATGCATGCAATAACTAAGCTAAGGGAATTCATTAAACAACAAGTATATATTGAAGGTAAATAAATATACTGACAGTGAAGGCTTCAATGTCTTTGATCCATTCATTGTGGGATTGAATGTCATCGCATGATAAACCCAATAGCTTCACTCCTCGCTGATTAAACTCTTTAGCATACTCAGCCATTTTCCCAAGTTCCGTGGTGCAAACCGGGGTGAAATCACCTAATAATAATCATGCATGAATATGGATAGTTATAATATATGAAACAAGAAGAGCCGAGAATATATGTATATACCAGGGTGAGAGAAGAGGATGGTCCATGAATTAGAACAGAAGTGGTGGAGGTTGATCTTGCCCTGGGTGGTTTCAGCTTCAAGGTCAGGGATTGTGTCTCCAATGGTAAGGCCTGGCATGATGATTGGAAGAAGAGATGAGGAGAGAGTTGCATGTGTGTTGATGTTGAATATAAAGGAAAGAAGGTAGTCTGCATGAAGAGAACGTGGCATGATTGTGGCTATGGACGTCACCCTTTTCTTGCGTACATGTCACTTGCAAGTTGCAACTCTCACACTTTTTCAACCAAAAAGTAAACGATTTTTACAAAATTTGAATTCCGTTGCCGGGACTCGAACCCGGGTCTCTCGGGTGAGAGCCGAGTATCCTAACCAACTAGACTACAACGGATTTGTTAGCTCaacttatattaattttatttactcATAAAAACTAAATTCGTCTATTCCTATTTtagttttttgaaaacttttttcttTGATTGGCTATTTTTTCTCTTTGTAGATGTAAACGTGATTCTATCATCTAATTTCTTctcacttaaaaattaaaaattttagcttttgtatttattttttgttaaattattaattaaaaaaatattttttatctattaattatgttttttattgtttatacataaattttattattttttcgtaacatttttttaaatattctctcatacatgttattatttttttatagaattcttattagttttgtttatatgaattttttttctatcgttattattatttctttcttgtatagaggtttttttgtttttgttttgcatTGCAATTCTATTATTTCCATTAGAAACACCAAATTAAATAAAAGGTTAACATAAATGAATTAGAACAGAATCTAACAATTTTCACGATAGTGTTTTGTTAATTTCTGATCTGTATCTTAAAAATTGTTTCAAAGGACTAACATACATGAATTATgtttataaaatttagagtaaacACTTAATCCGGTCCTTGTCCATTTTTACGAAGGATAAAGCGATCCCTATCCAAAAAAAAGGGATACTTCGaccctcaacctttttattttgagATAATATAGTCCctctgttaaaaaatttattaaataataataaaaattagttttgtgggggttttatttgtattttgtgggaGTTTTAAATCTCCACAATCTATTAAtaactttgtttttaaaaaattccttCATTAACGGTGGTTAAGTGAAGAAAAATCATTAATAAAAATGATGccacaaaaaaaaagtaattatagtACAATatcttttaaaggaaaaaaaataacattgaataagaaatgaaagaagagaattttaatgttgataatattgATATTGGTGATGATAATAGTAGaagagataatgatgatgataaagtatggttatacaataaaaataatagaggtaGGAGTGATAATAATGAGAATGGAAAAGATAACGATAGTAGTGGTAGTAATTGGTTATattgttgaaaagatttttgtgggggtttaaaacccccacaaaatacaattaaaaccctataaaactaatttttattattatttaataaattttttaacagagggaccgtattgtcccaaaataaaaaggttgaggaTCAAAGTGTCTCTTTTTTTTTACAAGGATCGCTTTGTCCTTCGTGAAAATGGACAAGGACCGAATTGGATCTTTACTCtaaaatttaagaattaaataaaaacaattaaaatttaaagactAAATTGAGATTCGCATAAAAGTTCAAGAACCAAATATTtcaccaaaaaatattaaaatttatttaaatatttaaaataaaataaaataatataaaataattatttaaatttatattttttaatttttaagtaatataatttaaataatatttaatttattataccttattttaaataaaaattcttaaatataaactaTATCAACACCAactcacttttaattttatacaaatttataTTTACAAACATAAATTTCGTTTAATTTCTGTTTGGCTATGTTTATGATGAATTAAAGGCGGCACTCATGTAGTGGGGGACTTGTGATGTAATTAAAGTGTTAAACTGAATAGCGtaacttaaaacaaaaacaaaatcttaATAATATAATCTATCCTAAAAAAGTGATGGGGCTATGGGATTGGGAGCAATTGTGGCTTTATCACACACTCGCCTATGTCGGAGAGCGTATGCATTGTCATCTACAGCAACATGTTGGAAAGAATCCACAGATTTTTGGTGTAATATTCTATGCATGTTTGAGAGATTCCTTACTTTTGCGGGGTATATGTTTGGTGATTAGACATTTCAAAGTGTTTACTCATGCTCGCACTTAATATATATGACTTGATTTCTTACAAGTTGAGAatgagttaaaatttattttaatcctTGAAATTTTAAGTGggtcttaattttaattttaaaattttaagttattcaATTAAGACTTTCAAATATTAAATCGTTACTCACGTTTAATTTTTATAGTGATTTTTGTTAACGGAACACTAAAATTATCATATTAGAATATTCAAAATGACACCATTTTAAAAGCGCGCTAATTTCCATTAAAAACAACGTCATTTTAGAATTTGAAGGATTAAAAATATTTGGTCTACACCATGACTATCAAATAGACTATATTTGACCCTTCTTGATCCTCTCGTATGTGTAAATTtcacaaagaaaaataattagcgactgacattcatcttcttccaaaCTGTTCAAAGAGGTTGTTAAAGAACTAGCATTAACGCAGCAACAAAGGCCGAAGAACATATTAAGAACTAAGGAAAATTCATAATATTTTTAGACTCTGTTTTATGTTTATCTGTTGATTTAGGATTTGCATTGTGTGTTAGCTTGTGTTACAGTATAGGTTTAGGATTTTGTTAGTTTGTGAATTTTAAATATGTTaggattttggatttttttttgtgttgctGAATTTAAAAATGGTAATCATTGTTTAAAtgttttgttttgtatttctatagacaagaaaagagaattggaaaacaaacttaaaaaagattgtatttattttgtatttgtattATTTGCTCTCTGTTTTTAGCTCATCCAAGTGAAGATATATAGTATAAAATTGCAGAGATTGTTATCATTGTTATACAAGTAAAAACAGTTATTTTGAACTGTTAATAACTACAAACTCTTCAATTTTATTACTCTATCttgaataaaatataaatcaaattcgaAGTGTTTGGTTTAGTTGTGTAAAATTGGACTGTAGGGTATTAACACTATTgacatgttatttaaaaatataactgATGTCATTGTCATTGATTTTGAATTGCAGATGGATGATGGAATAACAATTATTTTTCGTCATAGAGGACAATTTGAGACCAATCAAGATGAAGATGTGATTTATGTTAGAGACCACATTGATAACTTGGTTGGACTGGATGAGGACATGATGGATATCTTCTCAATTTGTACAAAATGCTGGGTTATGACAAGTTGAAAGAGTGCTGGTGGCTAGTTCCTGGGAGGCCATTAAAGAGTGGATTGAGAGCACTCTCAAGTGACAGTGAAGTGCTTGAGATGTGTTTTCATGCAACGAATAATCATAGAGTTGTGCATGCCTATCTTGAGCATGGAGTATCTGAAAATGAGGCTGAAGAGGTTTTAGAGTTGATTGAGATGACTCCCATTTCAAAAGAACCTGAAAATTGACTCCAACTCAAGCACCTCATCTATCCCAAACACATCTCCTATCCAAAACACCCACATATATGCTTACCAGTCCACATCCAACTCCTATGGAATTCACCTCTACTTCTCCTATCCAGCCTACCTCTGTGAGTCCAGTCTAGCCCATAACTATATATCCAGTCCAGCCAACAACTACACTTCCGATACAGTTCAGCCCATACAATTACCTCCAACCTAGCCCACCTTTTCAGCTCCAGCCCAAATCACCTCTTCACCACCAATTTAGACCACATCCAAACTCCATGATAAGCATCCTACCAATCCAGTTTTTAAAGAAAAACCTAATCTTATTAAGAACTTCACACCAACCACCACTACTGTTAAGAATTTCACTCCAATTTTAACTAAGAAATTCAAGTCCACTCCAAAAATAAGTGCTACCAAAAATAACACTACATCAATACCTAGAAGAGTGACAAGATCAGCTTCTAGATTTGCTTCGAAAGAAAAGAAGGTTGCCGGTGAGGTGGTTACAGTGACACTCTCGAATAGCGAGAGGAATGACTCCTATAAAAGTGTAGAAGATGAGCTTTATAGGCTTGGACCCGAAGCTTTTGAGAACTCGAGTGACTATGATTCTGATTGTGAGGTGGTTACGGCAAGGATTAGGGagtgtaaaaataaaaaaggtaagGGAAAATTCAAGTTATGCCTTGAAGATTTCTGTGATGAGGATGAGGTCATTGTGCGAAATTCAGATGAAGACATTGATTTGGGTTATGTGCTAGGAAAAGTAAGTGATGTCCAGGAACCATATGATGCATTTGATTCCTACCATGATGACTCTGATGAAAATGATTCATGGCATTCTGAGGAGATGAAGACTCCACTAATTCTAATGAAGAATCtgatattgatgatgatgatacaTTTTTCATGTTCATAGAAGGGGCTAGATTTGGGAAATTAAAATTGGAGGTTGGTATGAAGTTCAATACAAAACATGATTTTATTGAGGAAGTAAGGGAGTTCACTATACAAGAAGGGAggcaaataaaattcaaaaataacgaGAGCAATAGAGTTAGAGCAATGTGTAAATACAAGATGGAGAGTTGTAACTGGATTGCCTATGCTTCCATTGATCATGAAGAGATTTGTTCACAGATCAAGACTTTCAATAATGACCATATTTATACTAGGAGGACTAATTAAGAACACAACAGTAAATAGGAAGTGGCTAGTCTCGAAGTTggtgaaaaagataataaaaaaaatactccaACCTAAAGCATGGAGAGGCTTCTGATTACTTCAAATGAAAGTGTAATCTGGACTTGAATAAGTTTTCTCTATCTAGAGCACTCACCGATGTAAGAAACATTGTTTACGGGGATGTGGCAACATAATATACATTGGTTAGAGAGTATACAGAAACTCCTCTAAAAAATAACCATGATTCAACTGTAAAGATTGGAGTCATACCACAACCAGAAGAGGATCcaatatttgaaaaaatatacATCTGCCTTGATGGGAGCAAGAAGGACTTCAAAGCTAGATGTCGTCCTCTGATAGGGATTAGATGGAGCGTTTTTAAAGACTCAATTCGGTAGCCAACTCCTTTCTGTTGTAGGACAAGACGCCAACAACCACATTTATGTAATTGCCTAGGCCATTGTAGCAGTGGAGAACAGAGAAACTGGAGATGGTTTCTGAAACTGTTTCATGAGGATCTGGGTGACCCACATCAAGACAGTTGGTGCTTCATGTCAAATTTGCAGAAAGTTAGAGCTAACTTGAATTCATTTTGCTTCATTTTTCATAAGTTTATTTTAATCTACATAAATTTGTGTTGCTGTTTGCAAGGACAATTTAGATTTAACATAGTTAAATTTAAGGTGTGTATTGGGCCatactaatttatttattaattcaactttttatttattaaatatatgataAATTATGTTTTCGGaacaaaaatatgcactaaatcTTTTAccatatttattataaatagtaaattattattagtaaaagtGAAACGTTGGGTTGAGGAGTTGCCACTGTGAAATGGGTTTGAGTAATtgagaattttttaaattatttatatgttacTAACTATTTTTAAGTAATTGCTGGTAAATTGTTATAAGGATTAATTTCAATTGTTCAAAATGTATTCCCCAAAGTACAACATGAATTCTGTGTTCGGTACATGTGAAAGAATTTTAACTAGTAGAAAGAACAAAAATTGAGAGGTTTTGTGGTGGAAGTGTGCAAGAGAGACCACAAGACATCGGtttaaattaaagatagagaggtttaaaagaaagaatgaagatgcGATGCTTGGGCCTATCTGAACAAATGGCCAATGAAATCATAGAATAAACATACTTTAGTCATGGTTTGAAACTGAATAACATGTGTAATAATGCATGCAAAATGTTCAATGCAAGCACTAAGGAGTATAGACTATAGAGCTAAGCCTATAATTATCCTGTTGGTGGAGGTTCGCATATTCGTGATGAAGACAATTGCAAAAAACAAGGTTAAGCTACAACATCACATTGGCAAATTATTCCCTATACAAAAGAGAAgacttgagaagataaaaaagGAGTCACAAAAATGGCGTCCAGTGTGTTGTGGAGATGATAATTATCAGAAATTTGAGATCCATGGTTATTATCTGACAAACATGGCTATTGATTTAAGCAAGAAAATTTGCACATGTAGATTCTGGAAGATTACAGAATTTAATTAACCATTTTCATATAATGATATGCAAATCTAGTGTATTCTAATACTAATTCTAATATATATCCACTCAATTTTAGGCATGCCATGTGTTTATGCATGTGTTGTCATTTTCAGATTGAATGGTAATCCTGAAGATTACTGTCACTCTTGGTTAACTATGGATTCTTTAGACAAACATATATGCATACTCTAAATCTGATTCCTGGACAAGCCTTATGGAAGAAGTATTAGTATAGTAGGCCTCAAGTTTCAAAAATTCGAAGAAAGCCAGGTCCATTAAAGAAGAATAAGAGAAGGAAGGATGCTGATGAAGAGCCTtcggagacaaaaaaaaaatctatgacTGAAACTACCAagttgaataaaaagtaaaaagagtTTACTTGTACTTACTGTGGCACAAAAGGCAACACCAAGAGAAGCTACTCATACAAGAAGGCTGATGATGTTGCAGTTGTCCTTGCTGAAGCAACCGCAACTGTTCTTGTTCAGAAAAAAGGTAAGGGATATGATGCTGTTACAACTGATCAAGATAGAGATGGTGCCTCTAATCTAGTGACTCCTTTGGAGACTTTTATTGATAATACTAAAGATGTTATTACTAATGATGCTCCTAAAAATGTTGTCACTCCTTCAAAAATTGTACTAGTCCAACCATTTGACTCACAATCAAAAGATAGATATCAAGTGATTTCATCTTTACTTAATTTTATTTGTAGATTTAAATTGTATTTATGATTATATACTTGTTATAATTATGTCACTAACTTAATTgtgtaacagtccagaccacccgctagcacgatattgtccgctttggcacacaaggcctcacggttttgtctttgacgatagggatgatagcctaagccccccacactcactcgtcaaaacgcgtcatgctagggagaggcatccatacccttataaggcatactttgttctcctccccaaccgatgtggaaccttacaatccaccccctaagggagtccagcgccctcgctggcacaggctctgataccatctgtaacagcccagaccacccgctagcacgatattgtccgctttggcacacaaggcctcacggttttgcctttgacgatatgGATGATAGCCTAAACcccccccccacactcactcgtcaaaacgcgtcatgctagggagaggtatccacacccttataaggcatgcttcgttctcctccTCAACCGATATGGGACCTTATAAAGCCGAAgccaaaaccgtgaggccttgtgtgccaaagcggacaatatcgtgttaGCGGGTGGCCTGGGCTGTTACAAATTGTATTTGTGGTATGGTAAAATAGGTGATCCCAGCAGGGAGGTCTAACAAACTGCTGCCTAAAAGAAAATCTTCTCCAACCCCAAACTCAGCAAATCTTGACCCAATGTAGGGAGCAAGTTCTGGAATATCTTCAAGAATAGCTGCATATATAAAATTTGTCCTCACACCTGGGCTAAAACCAGGATTCAAGCCTCCTAAAAAGAAGTGATGGATAGTTAGATTAAGAATATGCATTAGTATTATGttgattttttcttcttttttcgtgATTGGAGCATGGTTATCTTATTTTATGACTTGGCTAGTAATATCTTTCTAAGTTATATTTTGTTCATACACTTACCAAGTTTATGTTGCTCAATttgttttggttgatttatgGCAAACAATGTCCTTGAATATTAGTTATGATATGCATGCCTTATTTTGAATACATCTATATAGTGACAagtttgaaatttataaaaagtTCTAGTaagttttatatattaaaatttatttgttaagaatTGCATAACAACTATAATATCCCAATTATAAGAAGGATGcttcaataacatatttattttttcattgacTTACttcatattattaatttatataaacaacTACATATTTCTAATCACATCTTATCTACATTTACaccataaataataatcaaagataCAAACATACAAATcatcaaactaaaaaaattttatccaTAATTTCAAACACCTAATCTTAGATTCTATTGTGTTAATTTTTCATGCTAAACTCATTTTTCAATTATCATCATTGTTTGCAGGTACTTGTCATCCCACTATGCTGCTTTCTTTCTCATCATCTGCTCACACAAAGAAACCACACCACATCCTTCCAGCTGTCTGTCATTTCAGGCAcaacaaagaaataaaatattataagaatACCTAAGAGAAATTTTAGTCCAGTAACAGATTGAAGAAGACAACGCACAAGAAAAAATCATATAACAAAGAACTTACATTATAATTTGGGCACCCATAAAAAGGGTCTCTTAGGATTCGCATGTGTCCCAAACCATCGAAGCACAGAACGCATTTCATAGCCACACCAATCTAAAATCTTCCCCAATCTATCACTATTAGGGTTCCTCTCAGAAATGCCATAAGAACGCAACCTTGTAGAGCTCGCAGATTGACTTCCTGaacccatcatcttctcaacaagaTCGAAGATGGGGCTGCAATTTAGGATTTTAAGTCTATTTTCAGAGGTTTATTTGGGTTATTTTAACCTTGTCCACATTACGTATCCATCAACGTTCTACCATGGCAATCTGAAACTTAAGTGGCAACACAGCTTGGCAACTTAATGTGCCACATTAGTGCTTCATTAATGGAGATTGCTGCAGAGATAAACATGAATCAACATTCAATATTTGGGGGTCTCAATTAAATAACTTAGAAGTTCGGAGTCAAAATTGAGGCTGACGTAAagccaaaataaattttaactcgATTTAGAACTGCACAAACTCATAATCAATATCCATATCTGGCCGACcataataaattttcaaaaaaatacatgtatattttattatttttttaatattgaatttGTAATGATGTATCTCaccaaaataatacaaaaaatgtgTTTAACCCTGTTATGAGAAGTCAACGTCTGgtattacaaaattttaaaaaattctttttaattaaaatatatgtaaaactcactttttttttaatcaaagataTAGAAACTTAAATCTGTGACCTCTAAATtaggggtggcaacactacccgaacccgcccctacccgctcggAGCGGGTAATTATCCGCCCCCGCACCGGGGCGGGTTTTAACGGGGTGGGTTCTTGTGCGGGGCGGGGGCGGGGTCGGATTTAGGttgaacccgcccctacccgcccggtatatataatatatatgtaaatatatatatttttaatatataatatacgtaacatatataaaataattagtaaaatgattaataatattatatcatatataaatttttactttaatttatattatgtatgtaaatggtggttatataatttttaaaatttaattttatttgttggatttaataattataggggcgggtaggggcggggcgggttagggtttaacattttacAATTCGCGGGTAGGACGGGGCGGGTTTGATGCGGGTTTTCTGTAGGGCGGGGCGGGGTTGGGTAGAGCAAAAAcctgcccctacccgccccgttgccacccctactctaaatgaatataaaaaaattatatcatttgagTTATAGTTCATTGGCAGAAAATAAAACTCAGTcgcacaaaaatatataataaagtgTATCACACATTTTATTACAATATCAAAAAAATTGCTCTAATTATGAAGAGGAGATGAtcaagtaaaaaaaaatcatttatgaGTAGAAAGGTAGcagtatttttttttaacaaaaatgtttaaatatttatataattttatttaattttttttaaaatactaaagttaataaaatatattattttttattaatattttaattattaattcaatgTCTTTAATCtaaaatctaataatatatttttagttaatatttttaaatattatttattaacggttagtcaaaaataataaatttgtctgttattttttttatacatggTAATGCAATTCAAATTTATTCATCTCATTTTCGTAATAAATACCACGTTTCTCTAAATACGTGTCCTTATATCATATGTCAAATTAAAAGCAATTCAAcatgttaataaataataataattgggaTAATATGTTCATCCAAAACAATATTACAAGTTTACAACCGATTGCTGATGAGATTTCCATCGTTTCACCAACTTTACTTGACCAAGCACATTATATGTACCATCCAAAGTTAAGGCTGTAATTGTTTAGAAGTAGTAAAGTTGGAATGGATAAGTATGCATAACTAAGCTGAAACTTTATGGATATATAGAACTCCAAAATATCAgaattcaaaattgaaaatttgaaataaggATATAATAAACGGACATTAAATTAAAACTTGTTCAATGAAACTTAAGAAGAGAGTAATTAATCCAATAACTAGTGGAGAAAAACTCAGGTCaaaattttagtttatattaACTAGATTTTTAGTTAGCAGTTAAATATCTTTAGTCCAACAGTTTAACTGGATGTTTTTAGCCAATACTTCTAAATATGTTTAGTGTCGTACCATTACCCAAAGTAGTGTATGTATTGAATAATAATTGAACAACtaagaaaataaatatttgaCAGGAAGCATGTAAAAAATCTAGTCCTATACTAGCTAGGAATTAAGCTAAGAGAATATGTAAAGAGTGGAGCGAAGAAGAATCAGCATTAGACTTGAGGAGGTGCCTGCAAGTAGGACAAGAAGAATGAGAGAGGAGCCACTTGTCAATGCAAACCACGTGAAAATGGTGACTGCACTGCGG
This genomic window contains:
- the LOC112734639 gene encoding 1-Cys peroxiredoxin — translated: MPRSLHADYLLSFIFNINTHATLSSSLLPIIMPGLTIGDTIPDLEAETTQGKINLHHFCSNSWTILFSHPGDFTPVCTTELGKMAEYAKEFNQRGVKLLGLSCDDIQSHNEWIKDIEAFTPGCKVSYPIMSDPKREIIKKLNMVDPDEKDSSGNNLPSRALHIVGPDLQVKLSFLYPATTGRNMDEVVRVVESLQKASKFKIATPANWKPGDPAVIQPSVTDQQAKDMFPQGFETKDLPSGKNYLRFTKV